A DNA window from Halarsenatibacter silvermanii contains the following coding sequences:
- the tuf gene encoding elongation factor Tu produces MANKEKFERTKEHLNLGTIGHVDHGKTTLTAAITRVLANYGEAEVMDFDNIDNAPEEQERGITIATSHVEYETENRHYAHVDCPGHADYVKNMITGAAQMDGAILVVSAADGPMPQTREHILLARQVGVPAMVVYLNKADMVDDEELIELVEMEVRELLDEYDFDGAETPIVVGSALEALENPEIDENEHAASVVELMEAVDEHIPTPERDEDKPFLMPVEDVFSITGRGTVATGRVERGRIEPGDEVEIVGIKETQDTVVTGIEMFRKLLDEAVAGDNIGALLRGIDREEVERGQVLAEPGSIEPYTKFSAEVYVLSQDEGGRHTPFFDGYRPQFYFRTTDVTGTIRLPEGVEMVMPGDNIEMQGELITPIAMEEGLRFAIREGGNTVGAGVITEILE; encoded by the coding sequence ATGGCAAACAAGGAGAAGTTTGAAAGGACGAAGGAGCATTTAAATTTAGGTACGATAGGGCATGTAGATCATGGGAAGACGACATTGACGGCAGCGATCACGAGGGTATTGGCCAATTATGGAGAAGCAGAGGTAATGGATTTTGACAATATAGATAATGCGCCGGAAGAGCAGGAGCGGGGGATAACGATAGCGACCTCGCATGTGGAATACGAGACAGAAAACCGGCATTATGCTCACGTGGATTGTCCTGGTCATGCTGATTATGTAAAGAACATGATCACAGGAGCAGCGCAGATGGACGGAGCGATACTTGTAGTATCTGCAGCAGACGGACCAATGCCCCAGACCAGAGAGCATATACTGTTGGCCCGTCAGGTAGGGGTACCGGCTATGGTAGTGTATTTGAACAAGGCAGATATGGTGGATGATGAAGAGCTTATAGAGTTAGTGGAGATGGAAGTAAGGGAGTTATTGGACGAGTACGATTTTGACGGAGCGGAGACACCGATAGTGGTAGGATCGGCGCTGGAGGCGTTGGAGAATCCCGAGATAGACGAGAACGAGCATGCAGCCAGCGTGGTTGAGCTTATGGAAGCGGTAGACGAGCATATACCGACCCCGGAGAGAGATGAGGACAAGCCGTTTTTGATGCCTGTTGAGGATGTATTCAGCATAACAGGTAGAGGGACGGTAGCGACCGGTCGAGTGGAAAGAGGCCGGATAGAGCCGGGAGACGAGGTAGAGATAGTAGGGATAAAGGAGACGCAGGATACGGTAGTTACAGGTATAGAGATGTTCAGGAAGTTATTGGACGAAGCGGTAGCAGGAGACAATATAGGAGCCCTGCTTAGAGGTATAGACAGAGAAGAGGTAGAGAGAGGACAGGTGCTGGCAGAGCCGGGCAGCATAGAGCCGTATACGAAGTTCAGCGCGGAGGTATATGTGCTTTCCCAGGATGAGGGAGGCAGACACACGCCGTTTTTTGACGGATATCGTCCGCAGTTTTATTTTAGGACGACGGATGTGACAGGAACGATAAGGCTGCCCGAGGGAGTAGAGATGGTAATGCCGGGAGATAATATAGAGATGCAGGGAGAGCTGATCACGCCGATAGCGATGGAAGAAGGATTGAGGTTTGCTATCAGAGAAGGCGGCAACACAGTCGGCGCCGGTGTCATTACCGAAATTCTCGAGTAA
- the rpsJ gene encoding 30S ribosomal protein S10, which produces MPQQEKIRIKLKAYEHELLDKSAKKIVNTAERTGAQISGPVPLPTDKEVFTVLRSPHIHKDAREQFEMRTHKRLIDIKEPSSKTVDALMRLDLPAGVNIEIKL; this is translated from the coding sequence ATGCCTCAACAGGAAAAAATAAGAATTAAGCTCAAGGCCTATGAGCACGAATTGCTGGATAAATCGGCCAAAAAGATCGTCAATACGGCTGAAAGAACCGGCGCTCAGATATCCGGCCCGGTGCCTTTGCCGACCGATAAAGAAGTTTTTACCGTTTTGAGATCGCCTCACATTCACAAAGATGCGCGCGAACAATTTGAAATGAGAACTCACAAAAGACTGATTGACATCAAAGAACCCAGTTCTAAAACTGTGGATGCTCTCATGAGGCTGGATCTGCCTGCAGGCGTAAATATAGAAATCAAACTCTAA